The Carassius gibelio isolate Cgi1373 ecotype wild population from Czech Republic chromosome B9, carGib1.2-hapl.c, whole genome shotgun sequence genome includes a region encoding these proteins:
- the LOC127964647 gene encoding uncharacterized protein LOC127964647 isoform X2 encodes MLGNKRRRKPLQDAEHHITCKTDKPGLREQFISKYKGRGVFTTGAFFRGDFVLEYRGELLSSQESLDRTEHYTEAENTFLFDFQWHGKNWCMDASKEDSSLGRLANDETRNPTCKMRTVEVSRKPHLCLFAVRDILPGEEITYNYGDSDWPWRVKPLNKASAESTDKKPASSLRLHKSPHCVASVSSPELDKVNSNGPHKQSGKARTSRNKTKQFRSRLLQSSSVASTSDAPSSSAPCALFTSIMALSTSCPPALSSSPSTPPAPPTSPSTSPVQPSSPSHAQPSSSSPAQPSSPSHVQPSSPSHVQPSSSSSSPAQPSSPSHVQPSSSSSSPAQPSSPSHVQPSSSSSSPAQPSSPSHVQPSSPSHVQPSSSSSSPAQPSSPSHVQPSSPSHVQPSSSSSSPAQPSSPSHVQPSSPSHVQPSSSSSSPAQPSSPSHVQPSSSSSSPAPPLSSPCAASTPVVHSSQASETLSLRKISSLRPSRKRQYSGSAVCDTDYSDVTDYSDIDYIPKISSDDSDGSSSGHDMVKSALIHPTSPKEAGSLSDQCMTAPSPKKMKCQSKETNTSSGDKTFIQSMPSPKQERKTYNKKQYCLYCSKPYSKMARHLEFVHRNEVGVVKAVAFPKHSKERRVQLNLLRKRGNFAHNTDVVRKGHGEMIACYRPQNSQRANEFIHCIYCQGLYNKRSLWKHIKNCPLKPKNEDAQGRKRVRSLCALNTPVGLEVSKGFKKVLSFMNYDEVSRVVHTDRCIMQLGEHMFNRMGSDVTKHDYIRQKMREVGRLLLEARKITPLRTMVDFIIPTNFKHVIAAVKVVSGYDEEKNSYRIPSLALKLGHSLNKISSIIESNAMMYGDHERAECARDFRKIHQARWNEYISAGAITTLKEAKWNTPQIIPFTQDVKVLHTHLEKKHNELLSKLRSCPSADSYAALAKVTLSQVILFNRRREGEVSRMLLSAFKSRDSSELHEDIAICLSEFERKLCLHFSRVEIRGKRGRKVPVLLKPSMVSAMELLVETRELCGVPAENPFMFARCGAMSAYRGGECINKAACECGIKNPDALSSTRLRKHIATMSKILNLNENEADQLADFLGHDIRIHRQYYRLPEGTLQLAKMSKVLMAMEKGTLSDYKGKKLDDIEIDPNEQLEAQGDSMSSDEEDSSDLSQTTAPAPVQTEQPVKSDQAVSQEDQGSSNAPKKKWEDSEVKAVERHMMSFIKTCKVPGKQDCERCIHAEPEALKQRTWTGVKNYVRNRITTLKRKGGL; translated from the exons ATGCTGGGAAATAAAAGACGTAGGAAACCTCTGCAGGATGCTGAGCATCACAttacctgtaaaactgacaagCCTGGGCTTCGAGAGCAGTTCATCAGCAAATATAAAG GGCGTGGAGTTTTCACCACTGGAGCTTTTTTCAGAGGTGATTTTGTTCTTGAATACAGAGGTGAACTTCTGAGTTCACAGGAGAGTCTGGACCGAACTGAACACTACACTGAAGCTGAGAACACGTTCCTGTTTGATTTTCAGTGGCATGGCAAAAATTGGTG catGGATGCATCTAAAGAAGACTCGTCTTTGGGAAGACTTGCAAACGATGAGACCAGAAATCCTACTTGCAAAATGAGAACCGTTGAAGTGAGCAGAAAACCtcacctgtgtctgtttgctgtaCGAGACATTCTACCAGGAGAGGAAATCACTTACAATTATGGAGACTCAGATTGGCCATGGCGAGTCAAG CCTTTGAATAAAGCATCAGCAGAATCCACTGATAAAAAGCCAGCCAGCAGTTTGCGCCTGCATAAATCC CCCCATTGTGTAGCTTCTGTTTCCTCTCCTGAACTGGACAAGGTAAACAGCAATGGTCCTCATAAGCAGTCAGGCAAAGCAAGAACATCAAGGAATAAAACG AAGCAGTTCCGATCAAGACTGTTACAGTCATCCTCAGTCGCATCCACATCTGATGCACCCTCTTCATCGGCACCCTGTGCTTTGTTCACCTCTATAATGGCCTTATCAACCTCATGCCCTCCTGCCCTGTCCTCATCACCGTCAACACCACCTGCGCCACCCACGTCACCTTCAACCTCgcctgtgcagccctcatcaccttctcatgcgcagccctcatcatcctcgcctgcgcagccttcatcaccttctcatgtgcagccctcatcgccttctcatgtgcagccctcatcatcctcatcctcgcctgcgcagccctcatcaccttctcatgtgcagccctcatcatcctcatcctcgcctgcgcagccctcatcaccttctcatgtgcagccctcatcatcctcatcctcgcctgcgcagccttcatcaccttctcatgtgcagccctcatcgccttctcatgtgcagccctcatcatcctcatcctcgcctgcgcagccttcatcaccttctcatgtgcagccctcatcgccttctcatgtgcagccctcatcatcctcatcctcgcctgcgcagccttcatcaccttctcatgtgcagccctcatcgccttctcatgtgcagccctcatcatcctcatcctcgcctgcgcagccctcatcaccttctcatgtgcagccctcatcatcctcatcttctcCTGCTCCACCCTTATCTTCACCTTGTGCTGCATCAACACCTGTGGTTCACTCATCACAGGCGTCTGAGACCCTCTCATTAAGGAAG ATATCCTCTTTAAGGCCATCAAGAAAAAGACAG TATTCAGGAAGTGCCGTCTGTGATACAGACTACAGCGATGTCACAGACTACAGCGATATTGACTATATACCAAAAATCAGCTCAGATGATTCGGATGGTAGTTCTTCTGGACATGACATGGTCAAAAGTGCTTTGATACATCCAACATCTCCCAAAGAGGCAGGTAGTTTATCTGATCAATGTATGACCGCACCATCACCTAAAAAGATGAAATGCCAATCTAAAGAGACAAACACCTCGTCTGGTGATAAGACTTTTATTCAGTCAATGCCATCACCTAAGCAGGAACGCAAGACGTACAACAAAAAGCAGTATTGCCTTTATTGCTCTAAGCCATATTCAAAAATGGCCAGACACCTTGAATTTGTCCATCGCAACGAAGTGGGGGTTGTAAAGGCAGTAGCATTTCCAAAACATTCCAAAGAAAGACGAGTCCAGTTAAACCTCCTTAGAAAAAGGGGCAACTTTGCCCACAACACCGATGTGGTGAGAAAAGGACATGGGGAGATGATTGCCTGCTACCGTCCACAAAATAGTCAAAGAGCCAATGAATTTATTCACTGCATTTACTGCCAAGGGCTTTATAACAAGCGTAGTCTTTGGAAACATATCAAAAACTGTCCCCTGAAACCAAAAAATGAGGATGCCCAGGGCAGGAAAAGAGTTCGATCCCTGTGTGCTCTAAACACACCAGTGGGCTTAGAAGTGAGCAAAGGATTCAAGAAAGTACTCTCCTTTATGAACTATGATGAAGTTTCGCGTGTAGTTCATACTGACAGATGCATCATGCAGCTGGGGGAGCACATGTTCAACAGGATGGGGTCTGATGTGACCAAACATGACTACATCAGACAGAAGATGAGAGAAGTAGGCAGACTTCTTCTTGAAGCAAGGAAGATTACCCCACTGAGAACAATGGTAGACTTCATCATACCAACTAACTTCAAACATGTCATAGCAGCTGTTAAAGTTGTATCTGGCTATgatgaagagaaaaactcctacCGCATTCCTTCTTTAGCTCTCAAACTTGGGCATTCTTTAAACAAGATATCTAGCATTATTGAGAGCAATGCCATGATGTATGGAGATCATGAGCGTGCTGAGTGTGCCCGAGACTTCAGGAAAATACACCAGGCAAGGTGGAATGAGTACATTTCTGCTGGTGCTATAACTACATTGAAAGAAGCCAAGTGGAACACACCACAGATCATTCCTTTCACTCAGGATGTCAAAGTCCTGCACACACATCTTGAAAAGAAACACAATGAGCTCCTAAGTAAGCTCAGATCTTGCCCTTCTGCTGACAGCTACGCTGCTCTAGCCAAGGTCACGCTGTCCCAGGTCATCCTGTTCAACCGAAGGAGAGAAGGTGAGGTATCCCGGATGCTTTTGTCAGCTTTTAAAAGCAGGGATTCTTCTGAGCTACACGAAGACATTgccatctgtctgtctgagttTGAGAGGAAGCTGTGTCTGCACTTCTCAAGAGTTGAGATCCGTGGTAAACGAGGGAGAAAGGTTCCTGTGCTCCTCAAGCCTTCCATGGTTTCTGCCATGGAGCTGCTTGTTGAAACGCGTGAGCTTTGTGGTGTTCCAGCAGAGAATCCCTTTATGTTTGCTAGATGTGGAGCAATGTCTGCCTACAGAGGAGGAGAGTGCATCAACAAAGCTGCTTGCGAATGTGGCATAAAGAACCCTGATGCACTGTCATCAACTAGGCTTAGGAAACACATAGCAACCATGTCTAAAATTCTTAACCTTAATGAGAATGAAGCAGACCAACTGGCTGATTTCCTTGGTCACGATATCCGAATCCACAGACAGTATTATCGGTTACCAGAGGGAACACTGCAGCTGGCAAAAATGAGTAAAGTCCTAATGGCCATGGAGAAAGGAACACTGTCTGACTACAAAGGAAAGAAACTTGATGACATTGAAATCGACCCAAATG agcAACTTGAGGCCCAAGGTGATTCCATGTCAAGTGATGAGGAGGATTCCAGTGACCTATCTCAGACGACAGCACCAGCACCAGTACAGACTGAACAACCTGTTAAATCTGATCAAGCTGTTTCACAGGAGGATCAAG gtTCTTCAAATGCTCCAAAAAAGAAATGGGAGGACAGTGAGGTAAAAGCAGTAGAGAGACACATGATGAGTTTCATCAAGACATGCAAAGTTCCTGGTAAGCAAGACTGTGAAAGATGCATTCACGCAGAGCCAGAAGCTTTGAAGCAGCGAACATGGACtggtgtgaaaaattatgtgcgGAACAGGATCACGACTCTTAAAAGAAAGGGTGGTTTGTAG
- the LOC127964647 gene encoding uncharacterized protein LOC127964647 isoform X1: MQTRDDGTRETDDKQPTRRKVISRKKVAMLGNKRRRKPLQDAEHHITCKTDKPGLREQFISKYKGRGVFTTGAFFRGDFVLEYRGELLSSQESLDRTEHYTEAENTFLFDFQWHGKNWCMDASKEDSSLGRLANDETRNPTCKMRTVEVSRKPHLCLFAVRDILPGEEITYNYGDSDWPWRVKPLNKASAESTDKKPASSLRLHKSPHCVASVSSPELDKVNSNGPHKQSGKARTSRNKTKQFRSRLLQSSSVASTSDAPSSSAPCALFTSIMALSTSCPPALSSSPSTPPAPPTSPSTSPVQPSSPSHAQPSSSSPAQPSSPSHVQPSSPSHVQPSSSSSSPAQPSSPSHVQPSSSSSSPAQPSSPSHVQPSSSSSSPAQPSSPSHVQPSSPSHVQPSSSSSSPAQPSSPSHVQPSSPSHVQPSSSSSSPAQPSSPSHVQPSSPSHVQPSSSSSSPAQPSSPSHVQPSSSSSSPAPPLSSPCAASTPVVHSSQASETLSLRKISSLRPSRKRQYSGSAVCDTDYSDVTDYSDIDYIPKISSDDSDGSSSGHDMVKSALIHPTSPKEAGSLSDQCMTAPSPKKMKCQSKETNTSSGDKTFIQSMPSPKQERKTYNKKQYCLYCSKPYSKMARHLEFVHRNEVGVVKAVAFPKHSKERRVQLNLLRKRGNFAHNTDVVRKGHGEMIACYRPQNSQRANEFIHCIYCQGLYNKRSLWKHIKNCPLKPKNEDAQGRKRVRSLCALNTPVGLEVSKGFKKVLSFMNYDEVSRVVHTDRCIMQLGEHMFNRMGSDVTKHDYIRQKMREVGRLLLEARKITPLRTMVDFIIPTNFKHVIAAVKVVSGYDEEKNSYRIPSLALKLGHSLNKISSIIESNAMMYGDHERAECARDFRKIHQARWNEYISAGAITTLKEAKWNTPQIIPFTQDVKVLHTHLEKKHNELLSKLRSCPSADSYAALAKVTLSQVILFNRRREGEVSRMLLSAFKSRDSSELHEDIAICLSEFERKLCLHFSRVEIRGKRGRKVPVLLKPSMVSAMELLVETRELCGVPAENPFMFARCGAMSAYRGGECINKAACECGIKNPDALSSTRLRKHIATMSKILNLNENEADQLADFLGHDIRIHRQYYRLPEGTLQLAKMSKVLMAMEKGTLSDYKGKKLDDIEIDPNEQLEAQGDSMSSDEEDSSDLSQTTAPAPVQTEQPVKSDQAVSQEDQGSSNAPKKKWEDSEVKAVERHMMSFIKTCKVPGKQDCERCIHAEPEALKQRTWTGVKNYVRNRITTLKRKGGL, encoded by the exons ATGCAGACACGTGACGATGGAACGCGCGAAACAGACGACAAACAACCCACCAGGAGGAAAG tcaTTTCAAGAAAGAAAGTCGCCATGCTGGGAAATAAAAGACGTAGGAAACCTCTGCAGGATGCTGAGCATCACAttacctgtaaaactgacaagCCTGGGCTTCGAGAGCAGTTCATCAGCAAATATAAAG GGCGTGGAGTTTTCACCACTGGAGCTTTTTTCAGAGGTGATTTTGTTCTTGAATACAGAGGTGAACTTCTGAGTTCACAGGAGAGTCTGGACCGAACTGAACACTACACTGAAGCTGAGAACACGTTCCTGTTTGATTTTCAGTGGCATGGCAAAAATTGGTG catGGATGCATCTAAAGAAGACTCGTCTTTGGGAAGACTTGCAAACGATGAGACCAGAAATCCTACTTGCAAAATGAGAACCGTTGAAGTGAGCAGAAAACCtcacctgtgtctgtttgctgtaCGAGACATTCTACCAGGAGAGGAAATCACTTACAATTATGGAGACTCAGATTGGCCATGGCGAGTCAAG CCTTTGAATAAAGCATCAGCAGAATCCACTGATAAAAAGCCAGCCAGCAGTTTGCGCCTGCATAAATCC CCCCATTGTGTAGCTTCTGTTTCCTCTCCTGAACTGGACAAGGTAAACAGCAATGGTCCTCATAAGCAGTCAGGCAAAGCAAGAACATCAAGGAATAAAACG AAGCAGTTCCGATCAAGACTGTTACAGTCATCCTCAGTCGCATCCACATCTGATGCACCCTCTTCATCGGCACCCTGTGCTTTGTTCACCTCTATAATGGCCTTATCAACCTCATGCCCTCCTGCCCTGTCCTCATCACCGTCAACACCACCTGCGCCACCCACGTCACCTTCAACCTCgcctgtgcagccctcatcaccttctcatgcgcagccctcatcatcctcgcctgcgcagccttcatcaccttctcatgtgcagccctcatcgccttctcatgtgcagccctcatcatcctcatcctcgcctgcgcagccctcatcaccttctcatgtgcagccctcatcatcctcatcctcgcctgcgcagccctcatcaccttctcatgtgcagccctcatcatcctcatcctcgcctgcgcagccttcatcaccttctcatgtgcagccctcatcgccttctcatgtgcagccctcatcatcctcatcctcgcctgcgcagccttcatcaccttctcatgtgcagccctcatcgccttctcatgtgcagccctcatcatcctcatcctcgcctgcgcagccttcatcaccttctcatgtgcagccctcatcgccttctcatgtgcagccctcatcatcctcatcctcgcctgcgcagccctcatcaccttctcatgtgcagccctcatcatcctcatcttctcCTGCTCCACCCTTATCTTCACCTTGTGCTGCATCAACACCTGTGGTTCACTCATCACAGGCGTCTGAGACCCTCTCATTAAGGAAG ATATCCTCTTTAAGGCCATCAAGAAAAAGACAG TATTCAGGAAGTGCCGTCTGTGATACAGACTACAGCGATGTCACAGACTACAGCGATATTGACTATATACCAAAAATCAGCTCAGATGATTCGGATGGTAGTTCTTCTGGACATGACATGGTCAAAAGTGCTTTGATACATCCAACATCTCCCAAAGAGGCAGGTAGTTTATCTGATCAATGTATGACCGCACCATCACCTAAAAAGATGAAATGCCAATCTAAAGAGACAAACACCTCGTCTGGTGATAAGACTTTTATTCAGTCAATGCCATCACCTAAGCAGGAACGCAAGACGTACAACAAAAAGCAGTATTGCCTTTATTGCTCTAAGCCATATTCAAAAATGGCCAGACACCTTGAATTTGTCCATCGCAACGAAGTGGGGGTTGTAAAGGCAGTAGCATTTCCAAAACATTCCAAAGAAAGACGAGTCCAGTTAAACCTCCTTAGAAAAAGGGGCAACTTTGCCCACAACACCGATGTGGTGAGAAAAGGACATGGGGAGATGATTGCCTGCTACCGTCCACAAAATAGTCAAAGAGCCAATGAATTTATTCACTGCATTTACTGCCAAGGGCTTTATAACAAGCGTAGTCTTTGGAAACATATCAAAAACTGTCCCCTGAAACCAAAAAATGAGGATGCCCAGGGCAGGAAAAGAGTTCGATCCCTGTGTGCTCTAAACACACCAGTGGGCTTAGAAGTGAGCAAAGGATTCAAGAAAGTACTCTCCTTTATGAACTATGATGAAGTTTCGCGTGTAGTTCATACTGACAGATGCATCATGCAGCTGGGGGAGCACATGTTCAACAGGATGGGGTCTGATGTGACCAAACATGACTACATCAGACAGAAGATGAGAGAAGTAGGCAGACTTCTTCTTGAAGCAAGGAAGATTACCCCACTGAGAACAATGGTAGACTTCATCATACCAACTAACTTCAAACATGTCATAGCAGCTGTTAAAGTTGTATCTGGCTATgatgaagagaaaaactcctacCGCATTCCTTCTTTAGCTCTCAAACTTGGGCATTCTTTAAACAAGATATCTAGCATTATTGAGAGCAATGCCATGATGTATGGAGATCATGAGCGTGCTGAGTGTGCCCGAGACTTCAGGAAAATACACCAGGCAAGGTGGAATGAGTACATTTCTGCTGGTGCTATAACTACATTGAAAGAAGCCAAGTGGAACACACCACAGATCATTCCTTTCACTCAGGATGTCAAAGTCCTGCACACACATCTTGAAAAGAAACACAATGAGCTCCTAAGTAAGCTCAGATCTTGCCCTTCTGCTGACAGCTACGCTGCTCTAGCCAAGGTCACGCTGTCCCAGGTCATCCTGTTCAACCGAAGGAGAGAAGGTGAGGTATCCCGGATGCTTTTGTCAGCTTTTAAAAGCAGGGATTCTTCTGAGCTACACGAAGACATTgccatctgtctgtctgagttTGAGAGGAAGCTGTGTCTGCACTTCTCAAGAGTTGAGATCCGTGGTAAACGAGGGAGAAAGGTTCCTGTGCTCCTCAAGCCTTCCATGGTTTCTGCCATGGAGCTGCTTGTTGAAACGCGTGAGCTTTGTGGTGTTCCAGCAGAGAATCCCTTTATGTTTGCTAGATGTGGAGCAATGTCTGCCTACAGAGGAGGAGAGTGCATCAACAAAGCTGCTTGCGAATGTGGCATAAAGAACCCTGATGCACTGTCATCAACTAGGCTTAGGAAACACATAGCAACCATGTCTAAAATTCTTAACCTTAATGAGAATGAAGCAGACCAACTGGCTGATTTCCTTGGTCACGATATCCGAATCCACAGACAGTATTATCGGTTACCAGAGGGAACACTGCAGCTGGCAAAAATGAGTAAAGTCCTAATGGCCATGGAGAAAGGAACACTGTCTGACTACAAAGGAAAGAAACTTGATGACATTGAAATCGACCCAAATG agcAACTTGAGGCCCAAGGTGATTCCATGTCAAGTGATGAGGAGGATTCCAGTGACCTATCTCAGACGACAGCACCAGCACCAGTACAGACTGAACAACCTGTTAAATCTGATCAAGCTGTTTCACAGGAGGATCAAG gtTCTTCAAATGCTCCAAAAAAGAAATGGGAGGACAGTGAGGTAAAAGCAGTAGAGAGACACATGATGAGTTTCATCAAGACATGCAAAGTTCCTGGTAAGCAAGACTGTGAAAGATGCATTCACGCAGAGCCAGAAGCTTTGAAGCAGCGAACATGGACtggtgtgaaaaattatgtgcgGAACAGGATCACGACTCTTAAAAGAAAGGGTGGTTTGTAG